In the Quercus lobata isolate SW786 chromosome 5, ValleyOak3.0 Primary Assembly, whole genome shotgun sequence genome, one interval contains:
- the LOC115989225 gene encoding uncharacterized protein LOC115989225, producing MIWAYKPKGHFTVNNSYKVAISITQTSGLAETSHDSEQSRFWRKLWDLHVPNKTKLFAWRACKNILPTKANLYHRGVIDDPTCEACALAPETVGHLFWDCTITKEVWNLSDIPLDKNGLHHRDFMDFLWHLIFKQHVDTKLVELVIIMAWSVWLSQNNAHLGKACQSPLETTLRARSLLHEYQLAHTRPTQLKEAMDGRWVPPTFPWYKVNVDAAVFSHLGVTGIGVIIRDHFGSVIAALSKRLPLPLAPLEAEAKALDEATVFA from the coding sequence ATGATCTGGGCATACAAACCAAAGGGGCACTTCACTGTCAACAACTCCTATAAAGTGGCGATATCTATAACTCAAACCTCAGGGTTGGCAGAAACATCCCATGACAGCGAGCAGTCTCGGTTTTGGCGCAAGCTTTGGGACCTCCATGTGCCAAACAAGACAAAGCTTTTTGCATGGAGAGCATGCAAAAACATCCTACCTACCAAAGCCAACCTCTACCATAGAGGAGTCATTGACGACCCCACCTGTGAAGCTTGCGCTCTTGCACCAGAGACCGTTGGGCACTTGTTTTGGGATTGCACTATCACTAAAGAAGTATGGAACCTCTCGGACATACCGCTTGATAAAAATGGACTCCACCACAGGGACTTTATGGACTTCCTTTGGCAtttaattttcaagcaacaCGTGGACACTAAACTGGTTGAACTAGTCATCATCATGGCATGGAGTGTATGGCTCAGTCAAAACAATGCTCACCTGGGGAAAGCTTGCCAATCTCCGCTTGAAACCACGTTGCGAGCTCGGTCATTGCTGCACGAATACCAATTGGCTCACACTCGGCCCACCCAGCTCAAGGAAGCCATGGATGGTCGTTGGGTCCCACCTACATTCCCATGGTACAAGGTTAACGTGGATGCTGCTGTTTTTTCCCACCTCGGCGTAACTGGAATCGGTGTGATCATACGAGACCATTTTGGATCGGTTATTGCTGCCCTCAGCAAGCGCCTCCCACTTCCTTTGGCTCCTTTAGAGGCAGAAGCTAAAGCACTGGATGAAGCTACGGTTTTTGCATAG